In Mustela lutreola isolate mMusLut2 chromosome 1, mMusLut2.pri, whole genome shotgun sequence, one genomic interval encodes:
- the CHRM1 gene encoding muscarinic acetylcholine receptor M1 — protein sequence MNTSAPPAVSPNITVLAPGKGPWQVAFIGITTGLLSLATVTGNLLVLISFKVNTELKTVNNYFLLSLACADLIIGTFSMNLYTTYLLMGHWALGTLACDLWLALDYVASNASVMNLLLISFDRYFSVTRPLSYRAKRTPRRAALMIGLAWLVSFILWAPAILFWQYLVGERTVLAGQCYIQFLSQPIITFGTAMAAFYLPVTVMCTLYWRIYRETENRARELAALQGSETPGKGGGSSSSSERSQRGTEGSPETPPGRCCRCCRAPRLLQAYSWKEEEEEDEGSMESLTSSEGEEPGSEVVIKMPMVDPEAQAPAKQPPRSSPNTVKRPTRKGRERAGKSQKPRGKEQLAKRKTFSLVKEKKAARTLSAILLAFIVTWTPYNIMVLVSTFCKNCVPETLWELGYWLCYVNSTINPMCYALCNKAFRDTFRLLLLCRWDKRRWRKIPKRPGSVHRTPSRQC from the coding sequence atgaaTACCTCGGCCCCACCCGCCGTCAGCCCCAACATCACCGTCCTGGCACCGGGAAAAGGACCCTGGCAAGTGGCCTTCATTGGGATCACCACAGGCCTCCTGTCCCTGGCCACAGTGACAGGCAACCTGTTGGTACTCATCTCCTTCAAGGTCAACACTGAGCTCAAGACAGTCAACAACTACTTCCTGCTCAGCCTGGCCTGTGCCGACCTCATCATCGGTACCTTCTCCATGAACCTCTATACCACGTACCTGCTCATGGGCCACTGGGCTCTGGGTACCCTGGCCTGCGACCTCTGGCTGGCCCTGGACTACGTGGCCAGCAACGCCTCCGTCATGAACCTGCTGCTCATCAGCTTCGACCGCTACTTCTCCGTGACCCGGCCCCTGAGCTATCGAGCCAAGCGCACACCCCGCCGGGCGGCCCTGATGATCGGCCTGGCCTGGCTGGTCTCCTTCATCCTGTGGGCTCCGGCCATCCTCTTCTGGCAGTACCTGGTAGGGGAGCGGACGGTCCTGGCCGGGCAGTGCTACATCCAGTTCCTCTCGCAGCCCATCATCACCTTCGGCACAGCCATGGCCGCCTTCTACCTCCCGGTCACGGTCATGTGCACGCTCTACTGGCGCATCTACCGGGAGACGGAGAACCGGGCCCGGGAGCTGGCAGCCCTGCAGGGCTCCGAGACGCCCGGGAAGgggggcggcagcagcagcagctctgagCGGTCCCAGCGGGGGACGGAGGGCTCCCCAGAGACCCCTCCGGgccgctgctgccgctgctgccggGCGCCCAGGCTGCTGCAGGCCTACAgctggaaggaagaggaggaggaggatgaaggCTCCATGGAGTCCCTCACGTCCTCCGAGGGGGAGGAGCCCGGCTCCGAGGTGGTGATCAAGATGCCCATGGTGGACCCCGAGGCCCAGGCCCCGGCCAAGCAGCCCCCCCGGAGCTCCCCCAACACGGTCAAGAGGCCAACCCGGAAGGGGCGCGAGCGGGCGGGCAAGAGCCAGAAGCCCCGGGGGAAGGAGCAGCTGGCCAAGCGGAAGACCTTCTCGCTGGTCAAGGAGAAGAAGGCGGCTCGGACCCTGAGCGCCATTCTGCTGGCCTTCATCGTCACCTGGACGCCGTACAACATCATGGTGCTGGTGTCCACCTTCTGCAAGAACTGTGTTCCCGAGACCCTGTGGGAGCTGGGCTACTGGCTGTGCTACGTCAACAGCACCATCAACCCCATGTGCTACGCGCTCTGCAACAAAGCCTTCCGGGACACCTTCCGCCTGCTGCTGCTCTGCCGCTGGGACAAGCGTCGCTGGCGCAAGATCCCCAAGCGCCCGGGCTCTGTGCACCGCACCCCCTCCCGCCAGTGCTGA